In one Niallia taxi genomic region, the following are encoded:
- a CDS encoding exodeoxyribonuclease III, which translates to MKLVTWNVNGIRACVKKGFLDFFHEIDADIFCIQESKLQEGQIQLDLEGYHQFWNYAERKGYSGTAVFSKQKPLSVTYGIGEDFEELEGRAITLEFPEFYLLNVYTPNSKRDLSRLPYRMEWEKQLKMYIQALDEKKPVIYCGDLNVAHQEIDLKNAKSNLGNSGFTIEERGEMTSLLDAGFIDSFRYLYPDRGDVYTWWSYMAKVRERNIGWRIDYFILSERLKDLLVDTEIHCNVLGSDHCPVMLEINM; encoded by the coding sequence ATGAAGCTAGTAACATGGAATGTTAATGGAATTAGAGCTTGTGTGAAAAAGGGCTTTTTAGATTTTTTTCATGAAATAGATGCTGATATTTTTTGTATACAAGAATCAAAGCTGCAAGAAGGGCAGATTCAATTAGATTTAGAGGGATATCATCAATTTTGGAATTATGCGGAGCGTAAAGGGTACTCTGGAACGGCTGTCTTTAGTAAACAGAAGCCGCTAAGTGTCACATATGGTATAGGTGAGGATTTCGAAGAGCTGGAAGGACGCGCGATTACGTTAGAGTTTCCTGAATTTTATTTGCTGAATGTATATACGCCTAACTCTAAACGAGATTTAAGCCGCTTGCCATATAGAATGGAATGGGAAAAGCAGCTAAAGATGTATATTCAAGCACTTGATGAGAAGAAACCAGTCATATACTGTGGAGACTTAAATGTAGCCCACCAGGAAATTGACTTGAAAAATGCTAAATCTAACCTTGGGAACTCTGGGTTTACAATAGAGGAGCGAGGAGAAATGACAAGCCTTCTTGATGCAGGATTCATTGACAGCTTCCGTTATCTTTATCCAGATAGAGGAGATGTATATACATGGTGGTCATACATGGCGAAGGTCAGAGAGCGGAATATTGGTTGGAGAATCGATTATTTCATCCTTTCTGAACGCTTGAAGGACCTGCTTGTCGATACAGAAATACATTGTAATGTGTTAGGAAGCGACCATTGTCCAGTAATGTTGGAAATTAATATGTAA
- a CDS encoding MBL fold metallo-hydrolase translates to MKIASDVYGYKTAIANIALVGGLGKDKQDWVLVDAGIPYSAKFILQYAKSLFGEKKPIAIILTHGHFDHIGALETLLHEWDVPIYAHSEEMPYLTGEEVYSRPTPFIVKGVMSFLSPFYPRDGIQLHSNLKVLQPGEELNFMEGWECIHTPGHTKGHISLYRKKDGLLLAGDAFVTVKQESLFAVLTQKEELHGPPAYFTPNRAESRESIMKLAKLEPSIIYTGHGKPLYGKDQIAKGLYRLIRHYDVGYAESPTIV, encoded by the coding sequence ATGAAAATAGCAAGTGATGTTTATGGATATAAAACAGCTATCGCCAATATAGCTCTAGTAGGAGGATTAGGGAAGGACAAGCAAGATTGGGTATTGGTCGATGCAGGCATACCATATTCCGCCAAATTTATTTTGCAATATGCTAAATCATTATTTGGTGAAAAAAAACCAATCGCAATCATCTTGACACATGGCCATTTTGATCACATCGGTGCATTGGAAACCTTGCTGCATGAGTGGGATGTGCCGATATATGCCCATAGCGAGGAAATGCCCTATTTAACTGGCGAAGAGGTTTATTCAAGACCAACACCATTTATTGTGAAGGGCGTTATGTCGTTTTTGTCGCCATTTTATCCTCGTGATGGTATTCAGCTACATTCTAACTTGAAAGTACTACAGCCAGGAGAAGAGCTGAATTTCATGGAGGGGTGGGAGTGCATCCATACACCAGGACACACAAAAGGGCATATTTCCTTATACAGAAAAAAGGACGGATTGCTGTTGGCAGGAGATGCCTTCGTTACTGTTAAACAAGAATCCTTATTTGCGGTATTAACACAGAAAGAGGAGCTGCATGGACCACCAGCGTATTTCACTCCAAACAGAGCGGAAAGCAGAGAGTCTATCATGAAGCTGGCAAAACTGGAGCCGAGCATCATCTACACAGGACACGGCAAACCACTTTATGGGAAAGACCAAATTGCCAAAGGACTTTATCGACTCATCCGCCATTATGATGTCGGCTATGCAGAATCACCAACTATAGTATAG
- a CDS encoding acrylyl-CoA reductase family protein, whose protein sequence is MIDTFKAVVVNKQDEDFSLRVEQVNLDKLSKGNVLIEVHYSGINYKDGLASVPNGKIVRSYPHIPGIDLAGVVVESDDDRYKTGDKVIATSYEIGVSHSGGYSQYANIPADYIVPLPEGLSLKEAMIIGTAGFTAALSVLRLEENGLKPENGKVLVTGATGGVGSFGVAMLAKLGYNVEASTGKESEHEYLTAIGAGSIISRDEVYNGNLKTLEKQQWAGAIDPVGGATLAAIASKLQYNGSVAVSGLTGGGDVPTSVYPFILRGVNILGIDSVYCPMETRLKVWERVASDLKIDDFTPFIAKEVSLDELPDLLPTILKGGIRGRIIANIKG, encoded by the coding sequence ATGATAGATACATTTAAAGCAGTTGTTGTAAATAAACAAGACGAAGATTTCTCTTTGCGTGTAGAACAAGTAAACTTGGACAAGCTGTCTAAAGGCAATGTATTAATAGAAGTGCATTATTCAGGAATAAATTATAAAGATGGTCTCGCGAGTGTGCCTAACGGAAAAATCGTTCGTTCCTATCCACATATCCCTGGTATTGATTTAGCAGGTGTTGTTGTCGAATCGGACGATGATCGATACAAAACGGGAGATAAAGTAATTGCAACCAGCTATGAGATTGGTGTATCTCACAGTGGCGGTTATAGTCAATACGCAAATATCCCGGCAGATTATATTGTGCCGCTTCCAGAAGGTCTTTCATTAAAAGAAGCGATGATTATCGGAACAGCTGGCTTTACTGCTGCATTATCGGTATTGCGCCTAGAAGAAAATGGCTTAAAGCCTGAAAATGGGAAAGTGCTTGTGACAGGCGCAACAGGCGGAGTTGGAAGTTTCGGTGTTGCGATGCTTGCGAAGCTCGGCTATAACGTTGAAGCTAGTACAGGCAAGGAATCGGAGCATGAATATTTAACAGCTATCGGTGCTGGCAGCATCATTTCCAGAGATGAAGTTTATAACGGCAATCTGAAGACATTAGAGAAGCAGCAATGGGCTGGGGCAATCGATCCTGTCGGTGGAGCTACATTAGCAGCTATTGCAAGCAAACTGCAATATAACGGCTCTGTAGCTGTTAGCGGCTTAACTGGTGGCGGAGATGTGCCAACATCCGTTTATCCATTTATATTAAGAGGCGTTAATATATTAGGAATAGATTCGGTTTACTGTCCGATGGAGACAAGACTGAAAGTGTGGGAACGAGTTGCCTCCGACTTAAAAATCGATGACTTTACTCCATTTATCGCCAAAGAAGTTTCACTTGATGAACTTCCTGACCTTCTGCCAACTATTCTAAAAGGCGGAATCCGCGGCAGAATTATTGCAAATATAAAAGGATAA
- a CDS encoding amidase, protein MKKLAILILVVGLMLPSIHTNAAVNSKTNATWIWNPWSLTTAAGQNKVINFLVKNSVTDVYLQIDQEVERKTYQQFIAKATTNDISVHALDGASKWALAGGQAYADSMFTWLKNYQKNSAANQRFSGVHLDVEPYILTEWNTDRDDVVLAYQKLIKRSSQLSTNLSLDLSIDMPFWFDEITFANTYGKSNLAKWAIKNTDSVTIMAYRNTASGANGINTLVKTEVQYAKNAGKSINIGVETGESAEGSNISFYEKSKAYMKNELAKVAKAYPQENVNLAVHYIDTWMQMK, encoded by the coding sequence ATGAAGAAACTAGCAATTTTAATTTTGGTGGTGGGCTTAATGCTACCTTCTATCCATACAAATGCTGCTGTAAACAGCAAAACAAATGCAACTTGGATTTGGAATCCATGGTCACTAACAACCGCAGCTGGACAAAATAAAGTCATTAATTTCCTTGTGAAAAATAGTGTGACAGACGTGTACCTGCAAATTGACCAAGAGGTTGAACGGAAAACATATCAACAGTTTATTGCTAAAGCTACTACAAACGATATCAGTGTTCATGCATTAGACGGTGCTTCGAAATGGGCATTGGCAGGCGGACAAGCATATGCGGACAGCATGTTTACTTGGCTAAAGAATTACCAAAAGAACAGTGCTGCAAATCAACGCTTCAGTGGTGTACATCTTGATGTTGAACCGTATATATTAACAGAATGGAACACAGACAGAGATGATGTTGTACTAGCTTATCAGAAGCTGATTAAGCGTAGTAGTCAGTTAAGCACTAATTTAAGCTTAGATTTAAGTATTGATATGCCATTTTGGTTTGATGAAATTACATTTGCCAACACATATGGAAAAAGCAATCTTGCGAAATGGGCAATCAAAAACACAGATTCTGTCACAATTATGGCATACCGAAATACAGCATCAGGTGCAAACGGCATTAATACACTTGTGAAAACAGAAGTACAGTATGCGAAGAATGCAGGCAAATCAATCAATATTGGTGTCGAAACTGGTGAGTCAGCAGAGGGTTCCAATATCAGCTTTTATGAAAAAAGTAAAGCATATATGAAAAACGAGCTTGCAAAAGTAGCAAAAGCATATCCGCAAGAAAACGTTAATCTTGCTGTCCATTATATTGATACATGGATGCAAATGAAGTAA
- a CDS encoding CoxG family protein: protein MPSKKHSVIVKAPLEKVWDFVRSMDNWAPLVPGYIQHQIISDLVSTWEFKTDIGFIKKKISLRIDILKWEEPSQVSFKLTGINEKFIGSGYFSAQQIGETQTKMTGYLEINAFGTFAPMVNSVLEPKLDEITQELTIEVCKAIEQR, encoded by the coding sequence ATGCCTAGTAAAAAACATAGTGTAATTGTTAAAGCACCGCTTGAAAAAGTCTGGGATTTTGTCAGGTCGATGGATAATTGGGCTCCGTTAGTTCCTGGTTATATTCAGCATCAGATCATCTCTGATTTAGTTTCAACATGGGAATTTAAGACAGATATCGGCTTCATAAAGAAAAAAATTTCTTTACGAATAGATATACTGAAATGGGAGGAACCATCTCAAGTTTCTTTTAAGCTGACAGGAATAAATGAAAAATTTATCGGGAGCGGCTATTTTTCAGCACAGCAGATTGGAGAAACGCAAACGAAAATGACCGGTTACTTAGAAATTAACGCATTTGGTACATTTGCCCCGATGGTTAATAGTGTGCTTGAGCCGAAATTAGATGAAATTACACAGGAATTAACGATAGAGGTTTGTAAAGCAATTGAACAAAGGTGA
- a CDS encoding tyrosine-type recombinase/integrase — MDNRLLAEWYEEEVTIFKTEMDNKDYSKFTMENYVRDIYLFLEFMTRKKQEKVELNDVKKLHITLFMNELKTKRGNSATSRNRRLTALRSFFKCLMDYELLHKNIAAELESAKEQKGKLPSYLEKDELKAFFDMISIVSQKQHQRRNKVMMGLMAFAGLRVSEIHILNISSIQTGKRGLQVLGKGNKTRYIPLPIKLYEELMAYIKEDRILPMRGNEDALFISRRGKRISRRRIQEITERICDSIEQEYPEYNWKQKSISSHKLRHSFATHLVRDGRDIRTIQELLGHTNLNTTQKYTHVSDNQKEKAMEMELSDYFY; from the coding sequence ATGGATAATCGGTTATTGGCAGAATGGTATGAGGAAGAAGTCACTATCTTTAAAACAGAAATGGATAATAAAGACTACAGTAAGTTTACAATGGAGAACTATGTACGAGATATATACTTGTTTTTAGAATTTATGACTCGTAAAAAACAAGAAAAAGTAGAATTGAATGATGTGAAAAAACTGCATATTACTCTTTTTATGAATGAATTGAAAACGAAGCGAGGCAATAGTGCCACATCAAGGAATAGACGACTGACGGCATTAAGATCGTTTTTTAAGTGCTTGATGGATTACGAGTTACTTCATAAAAACATTGCAGCTGAATTAGAAAGTGCAAAGGAGCAAAAAGGGAAGTTGCCGAGTTATTTAGAAAAGGATGAGCTGAAGGCATTTTTTGATATGATCAGTATTGTATCTCAAAAGCAGCATCAAAGAAGAAATAAGGTGATGATGGGCTTGATGGCTTTTGCTGGCTTGCGCGTTTCCGAGATACATATATTGAATATCTCCTCGATTCAAACTGGAAAAAGAGGACTGCAGGTGTTAGGGAAAGGGAATAAAACGAGATATATTCCGTTGCCTATAAAGCTTTATGAGGAGTTAATGGCTTATATAAAGGAAGATAGAATTCTACCGATGCGAGGAAATGAGGATGCCTTATTTATCTCAAGACGAGGAAAAAGGATTTCTAGAAGACGGATACAGGAAATAACAGAGCGAATCTGCGACAGTATTGAACAGGAATACCCAGAATACAATTGGAAGCAAAAGTCTATTTCCAGCCATAAGCTGAGACATAGCTTTGCAACACACCTCGTTAGGGACGGAAGAGATATTCGTACCATTCAAGAGCTGTTAGGACACACCAATTTAAACACAACCCAAAAATATACACATGTGTCTGATAATCAAAAGGAAAAAGCGATGGAAATGGAGTTATCAGATTACTTTTATTAA
- a CDS encoding DUF5658 family protein, producing MFPIKILFWSIGILNLADGILTYIGMHLQLIGEANPLMSSIWELSPYLFLCCKIALSIFLFILAAYFTTKHVKTWRLILSIPLLLYVSIFAVHLTWITYAL from the coding sequence GTGTTTCCAATAAAGATTCTGTTTTGGTCAATTGGTATTTTAAATTTAGCTGATGGAATATTGACATATATCGGTATGCACCTCCAGTTGATTGGTGAAGCAAATCCGTTAATGAGTTCCATTTGGGAGCTGTCTCCTTATTTGTTTTTATGCTGTAAAATCGCTTTATCGATTTTTCTGTTTATTCTAGCCGCTTATTTCACAACAAAGCATGTGAAGACCTGGAGATTGATTCTATCTATACCGCTACTATTATATGTGAGTATATTCGCTGTCCATCTTACTTGGATTACATACGCACTTTAA
- a CDS encoding STAS domain-containing protein, with amino-acid sequence MSNNSSINIGGLNFEWELEKGRFIFEQQDSVLFWISSAMRTFFDTIEEISGEEASTLVFEATGFRQGLVVGDYFEKMKDVDVKEAATLITATYASAGWGLADILDLDFTNKTLTAHIKDSWEHKINVEQGKKKGGHFLAAHYAGIFTKLFGTNIWYKVVQEQLEGYEYSIIEYFPSNITVSDNIHELARKKESEQISQLEQVVEEKTKELKDLVKRISSPIIPVHDDIVIVPLLGKYDEDRSELLVTNTLNNLPQYKASYLVLDLTGLDRDISQHTASLLEKIGSAANLIGIKTILVGISPELSIVVSQANINLSQFDCFQTLKHGIHYALGQLGRKII; translated from the coding sequence ATGAGCAATAATTCGTCCATTAATATTGGTGGTTTAAACTTTGAATGGGAATTAGAAAAAGGCAGGTTTATATTTGAACAACAAGATTCTGTACTTTTCTGGATTTCCAGTGCAATGAGAACTTTTTTTGATACAATTGAGGAAATTTCCGGTGAGGAGGCATCCACCTTAGTATTTGAAGCTACAGGCTTTAGACAAGGGCTTGTTGTAGGTGATTACTTTGAAAAGATGAAGGATGTGGATGTGAAGGAAGCAGCTACTCTCATAACAGCTACATACGCATCTGCAGGCTGGGGCTTAGCAGATATCCTTGACTTGGATTTCACGAACAAAACATTAACAGCACATATAAAAGACAGCTGGGAACATAAAATAAACGTTGAACAAGGCAAGAAAAAAGGCGGTCATTTTTTAGCTGCACATTATGCAGGGATTTTCACAAAATTATTCGGTACAAATATTTGGTATAAGGTTGTGCAGGAACAGCTTGAGGGCTATGAATACAGTATCATCGAGTATTTCCCTTCCAATATAACTGTATCAGACAATATCCATGAACTGGCGCGAAAGAAAGAATCAGAACAGATATCTCAATTGGAGCAGGTTGTGGAGGAAAAAACAAAAGAGCTGAAAGACCTTGTTAAAAGAATCTCCTCTCCGATTATACCTGTCCATGATGACATCGTGATTGTTCCGCTACTAGGCAAGTATGATGAAGATCGTTCAGAATTACTCGTAACAAATACACTGAATAATTTGCCTCAATACAAAGCAAGTTATTTAGTTTTAGACTTAACTGGCTTGGATCGAGATATTAGTCAGCATACAGCAAGTCTTTTAGAAAAAATCGGTTCAGCGGCTAACCTAATTGGAATTAAAACAATTTTAGTTGGAATATCACCAGAACTGAGCATCGTCGTATCACAGGCAAACATTAACTTATCACAATTTGACTGCTTCCAAACATTAAAGCATGGCATTCATTATGCTTTAGGACAGCTTGGCAGAAAAATTATTTAA
- a CDS encoding alpha/beta fold hydrolase — MTYCELKQTYLNVAGINLYCEYIINEKPPIVLIHGFASSTYTFRRVIPFLQKHYSVIAIDLPGFGKSDKSTSFIYSFQNYAKLLLECMNQFGYSNFSIVAHSMGGQIALNMALLAPERVSKLVLLCSSGYLKRARKALIYTSYLPLFDKLAYYYVQKKGVRHHLNNVFFDKTLINDEMIEEFGKPLSEKGFYKALIRLLRHREGDLLPNQLQDIHAPTLLIWGEEDRVVPLEIGKRLVRDLPDARLITYKKTGHLITEEQPELVFKNIMMHMV; from the coding sequence ATGACCTATTGTGAATTAAAACAAACTTATCTTAATGTCGCTGGAATTAATTTGTATTGTGAATACATAATAAATGAAAAACCACCGATTGTTCTTATCCATGGCTTTGCATCCTCAACCTATACCTTCCGCCGAGTTATCCCTTTTCTGCAGAAGCACTATTCTGTCATCGCCATCGACCTTCCTGGCTTTGGAAAAAGTGATAAATCCACCTCATTCATTTATAGCTTTCAAAACTATGCAAAGCTATTGCTAGAATGTATGAATCAGTTTGGATACTCTAATTTTTCTATTGTAGCACATTCTATGGGAGGACAAATAGCCCTTAATATGGCATTACTCGCTCCAGAGAGAGTAAGTAAATTAGTTTTATTATGCAGCTCTGGGTACTTAAAGCGGGCGAGAAAAGCGCTTATTTACACTTCCTATTTGCCGTTATTTGATAAACTCGCCTATTATTATGTGCAAAAAAAAGGGGTTAGACATCATTTAAATAATGTGTTTTTTGACAAAACATTAATCAATGATGAAATGATTGAAGAATTCGGTAAACCATTGAGTGAAAAAGGATTTTATAAAGCTTTAATCCGTCTTCTTCGTCATCGCGAAGGGGATTTATTGCCAAACCAGCTTCAAGATATTCATGCCCCCACACTATTAATTTGGGGTGAGGAGGATCGAGTTGTTCCATTGGAGATAGGCAAACGGCTTGTTCGTGATTTGCCAGACGCACGGTTAATTACCTATAAAAAAACCGGCCATTTAATTACAGAGGAACAGCCTGAGCTTGTCTTTAAAAATATTATGATGCACATGGTCTAA
- a CDS encoding MGDG synthase family glycosyltransferase has protein sequence MEKKLLIISSDITGHGHKSITESLCEKVQTYQDVEIFVVDGFSLGKRLLLKIGQSYGPIIRNSEHLWKMIWKLSALKPQLVDNFIESLIRENFLKLLEEIQPDMILSVHPNFNGSILNILEKQKIQIPFFTLIADLVNIFPLWADKRAHYIISPTYEAQNKCIEFGIPDEKIKVSGFPVRSRFFPKCNARKLYREGQSLTCLIMSGGEGVGNMKKIAENLLDHFECHVKIVAGKNTTLKTKLEMSLKSKYGDRVEIYGFTKNIQDLMLAADIAFTRGSPNVMFEAIATNTPLIITGALPGQEEDNPSFAENSNLGVVCKKPKEIKDTLANLLENNGEKLNEMIISQRNFINTKAAEDILQFILDAGEPYYEEAKEKLS, from the coding sequence ATGGAAAAGAAATTACTGATTATTTCTTCTGATATTACAGGACACGGTCATAAAAGTATTACAGAATCATTATGCGAAAAAGTCCAAACTTATCAAGATGTCGAAATCTTTGTAGTAGATGGATTTTCTCTTGGTAAACGATTGCTTTTAAAAATTGGCCAATCCTACGGGCCAATCATCAGAAATTCAGAGCATCTTTGGAAGATGATTTGGAAGTTATCTGCGTTAAAACCGCAGCTAGTTGACAATTTTATCGAATCATTGATTAGGGAAAACTTTCTCAAATTACTAGAGGAAATCCAGCCGGATATGATTTTATCTGTTCATCCTAACTTTAATGGCTCCATCTTAAATATATTAGAAAAGCAAAAAATCCAAATTCCATTTTTTACACTTATTGCTGACCTTGTTAACATTTTTCCACTTTGGGCAGATAAAAGGGCCCATTACATAATTAGCCCTACATATGAAGCACAAAATAAATGTATTGAATTTGGAATTCCAGATGAAAAAATAAAGGTTTCGGGGTTTCCAGTACGTTCGCGCTTTTTTCCAAAATGTAATGCGCGTAAGCTTTATAGGGAAGGCCAGTCATTAACATGCTTGATTATGAGTGGTGGTGAAGGTGTAGGGAATATGAAAAAAATAGCAGAAAATCTCTTGGATCATTTCGAGTGCCACGTTAAAATAGTAGCTGGAAAAAATACAACACTCAAAACAAAGCTCGAAATGTCACTGAAATCCAAATATGGCGATCGCGTCGAAATATATGGGTTTACAAAAAACATTCAAGATTTAATGCTAGCAGCTGATATTGCGTTTACAAGAGGAAGCCCGAATGTTATGTTTGAGGCAATTGCCACAAATACGCCACTTATTATTACTGGTGCGTTACCTGGTCAAGAAGAGGATAATCCAAGCTTTGCTGAGAACTCTAATTTAGGAGTAGTGTGCAAAAAACCAAAGGAAATAAAAGATACATTAGCCAATTTACTCGAAAATAATGGGGAAAAGCTAAATGAAATGATAATAAGTCAACGGAATTTTATTAATACAAAGGCAGCAGAGGACATTCTTCAATTTATTTTAGACGCTGGGGAACCTTATTATGAAGAAGCAAAGGAAAAGCTGTCTTAA
- a CDS encoding metal-dependent hydrolase codes for MDTSSHIIIGLGLAALAHIDPAVANSAPLSQAVLFGTVIGSNAPDFDYIYRMKGKGSYIRNHRSTSHSLFALPLWSIAVSGIIYAFLPEASFLHLFLWTFLAVILHVFFDLFNVHGTQVLLPFSKKWIAFDSLPLVDPTILVVHLFGFSLLPFFAMGEVFLTIYLFIFLYLAVRTISTVLVKRNLHLHFQNSIRIKLIPRISLFHWDVIIETKEDFLFGVFTKGSLTIDHSLVKKITFPDLVSESKNHPLVSDFLSSTQYAYPFVLKRKNGYLVYWKDLRFRTNKFFPILTIIAVSADHKMNEGFIGTLYSLKQYKQVIKQLKNTAS; via the coding sequence ATGGATACGAGTTCACACATCATCATAGGCTTAGGATTAGCAGCACTCGCTCACATTGATCCTGCTGTCGCTAATTCTGCTCCTTTGTCCCAAGCGGTGTTATTCGGTACAGTAATTGGTTCGAACGCTCCAGACTTTGACTATATTTATCGCATGAAAGGAAAAGGCAGTTATATCCGCAATCATCGTTCTACATCTCATTCTTTGTTTGCATTACCACTATGGAGTATTGCGGTTTCAGGTATAATTTATGCCTTTTTGCCAGAGGCATCGTTTCTCCATTTATTTTTATGGACTTTCTTAGCAGTTATACTTCATGTTTTTTTTGATTTATTTAATGTACATGGAACCCAAGTTTTACTTCCATTCTCCAAAAAGTGGATTGCGTTTGACTCGCTCCCATTAGTAGATCCTACTATTCTAGTAGTCCATTTATTTGGATTTTCCCTTCTGCCATTCTTTGCAATGGGTGAAGTGTTTTTAACTATTTATCTTTTTATTTTCCTGTACCTAGCTGTTCGAACCATTTCCACAGTGTTAGTAAAAAGAAATTTGCATCTCCATTTTCAAAACTCTATACGCATTAAATTGATTCCTCGTATTTCCTTATTTCATTGGGATGTCATTATCGAAACGAAAGAAGATTTTTTATTTGGCGTTTTCACAAAGGGCAGTCTTACTATTGATCATTCTCTTGTTAAAAAAATTACATTTCCTGATTTAGTGTCAGAAAGCAAAAACCATCCACTTGTTTCAGATTTTCTATCAAGTACCCAATACGCCTATCCTTTTGTACTAAAACGTAAAAATGGCTACCTAGTCTATTGGAAGGATCTTCGATTTCGCACAAATAAATTCTTTCCTATTCTTACAATCATTGCAGTATCAGCAGACCATAAGATGAATGAAGGCTTTATCGGCACATTATACTCCTTAAAACAATACAAGCAGGTAATCAAACAATTAAAAAATACGGCATCTTAA
- a CDS encoding ribonuclease H-like YkuK family protein, translating into MAEKSWANMTFQNLQENSMTFDVVFQRIISFMARNPRGNYRLMIGTDSQVHPQHTTFITGIVIQNKGKGAWACIRKTIVPRKMLALHEKISYETTLTEEVVSLFTEERKNTMIDIVLPFIYNGATFSMEGHIDIGSGSRNRTSEFVNEMVARIESTGIEPKIKPDSFVASSYANKYTK; encoded by the coding sequence ATGGCGGAGAAAAGTTGGGCAAATATGACATTTCAAAATCTTCAAGAAAACTCTATGACATTTGATGTGGTGTTTCAGCGTATTATTAGCTTTATGGCGAGAAACCCTCGGGGAAATTACCGATTGATGATAGGCACGGATTCACAGGTTCATCCACAGCATACAACCTTTATAACTGGCATTGTCATCCAAAATAAAGGCAAAGGAGCATGGGCTTGTATTAGAAAGACTATTGTTCCAAGAAAGATGTTAGCATTGCATGAAAAGATTTCTTATGAAACAACATTAACAGAGGAAGTTGTCTCTTTATTTACAGAGGAAAGAAAAAATACGATGATTGATATCGTTCTTCCCTTCATTTATAATGGAGCCACTTTTTCAATGGAGGGCCATATCGACATAGGCAGCGGTTCAAGAAATAGAACGAGTGAGTTTGTTAATGAGATGGTTGCTCGGATTGAATCAACTGGAATTGAGCCAAAAATAAAACCGGATTCGTTTGTTGCATCAAGCTATGCTAATAAATATACAAAGTGA
- a CDS encoding TerC family protein, translated as MDILHQILSTYASFFDGEMWVKVLSDPVSWGLIGSLVILEGLLSADNALVLAIMVKHLPKDKQKKALTYGLIGAYFFRFLFIGLGVYLIKFTWIKVIGAAYLAWIVIQHFFLNNKDEEAGGIKKDSWTVRMFGAFWATVISVELLDLAFSVDSILASLAVSDEIWILLLGGMLGILMMRTVAKLFLVLIEKVPELENTAFVLIGIIALKMFASIFGFELHHYVFFAILILAFIITFIIHFINKNKKLSEEVASTKE; from the coding sequence TTGGACATTTTACATCAAATACTTTCTACTTACGCTTCATTCTTTGATGGAGAGATGTGGGTTAAAGTATTATCAGACCCTGTTTCTTGGGGATTAATTGGTTCACTTGTCATTCTTGAAGGTCTTCTTTCAGCAGACAATGCGCTAGTGCTTGCTATCATGGTTAAGCATCTTCCTAAGGACAAGCAAAAAAAAGCACTCACATATGGACTGATTGGAGCGTACTTTTTCCGCTTTTTATTCATCGGACTCGGAGTGTATTTAATTAAATTTACTTGGATTAAAGTAATTGGAGCTGCTTATCTTGCTTGGATTGTTATCCAGCATTTCTTCCTTAATAATAAGGATGAGGAAGCAGGCGGCATAAAAAAAGACAGCTGGACTGTACGTATGTTTGGGGCTTTCTGGGCAACTGTCATTTCTGTTGAATTGTTAGACTTAGCCTTTTCTGTCGACAGCATTCTCGCATCATTAGCTGTTTCAGATGAAATTTGGATTTTGCTATTGGGTGGTATGCTTGGTATTTTAATGATGAGAACAGTAGCAAAGTTGTTCCTAGTCTTAATTGAAAAGGTGCCTGAATTAGAAAATACAGCATTTGTGCTTATCGGCATCATTGCATTGAAAATGTTTGCTAGTATCTTTGGTTTTGAATTGCATCATTACGTTTTCTTTGCGATTTTGATTCTTGCGTTTATCATTACATTTATCATCCACTTCATTAACAAAAACAAAAAATTGTCTGAAGAAGTGGCCTCAACAAAAGAATAA